In Saccharomyces eubayanus strain FM1318 chromosome XIV, whole genome shotgun sequence, the sequence AGCTCAAATTATAACAGTGTGAATTTAGTTTTGTAGAAGTCCATCTACTGTTTTGAATGCTGCAAATAGAAGAATGACATTTATAACAGTTTGTAATTCTTATGTCCGCCAGGTTTTTCAAGTTGCCGAAATTAGTGAAAAGTAACAAAAACCTACAATGTAAATAGCTTGTGTGTGGCAAAAGAGCAGGCACCAATAGCTCAATTAAGTATGACGTTAGCCTCTGAAATGAGCGATGAGATTTCCTTAGACAACCCGACACCTATATTTAATGAAGGTAATGCTTCAAAGCCAATTAGGGTTGCCGGCGTCGTAACAACGGGGACAGATAATATCGACCCTACCGTGCTACAAAGTTACCTAGACGATACTATTTTGAAATCCATTACTTTAGGTCAGCTGGTGAAAAATGCAGACGTGCTAAACAAAAGGTTGTGTCAACATCATATTGCTTTGGATGCTAAGCAGTCGTTTCACTTCCAAGATTACAAATATATTTCTGATGAAAAAGGCATACACGACATGGTACCCTTGATGGAAGTTGTATCACAATTGGATGTACTACCTCCTAAAACATTTACAGCAAAGACAGGTACGAATTTTGGCAACGATAACGATGCAGAAGCTTATTTACAATTCGAAAAGCTAATCGATAAGAAGTACTTAAAATTGCCCACGAGGGTGAATTTGGAACTACTGAGAGGTACAAAAATACactcttctttcttgttcaactcttattcttctctttctccCCAATCGATTTTGAACTTAAAACTCTTTAGTCAGTTCTATAATTGGAATTCAAACAAAGGTTTGGATATCGGCCAAAGGGGAGCAAGGTTAAGTTTGAGGTATGAACCACTGTTTTTACACCCACTTTTACACAATCCATACTCGGATGAACGCCCTACGTTGTTTCATGAATGGTTCCTAGAGTCTTGTTGGAGATCTTCCAAGATATGTTCACCAGGAACTAGCGCACCATATATGTATTCAGATACAATGTTATCTCAAGCAGGCGATCAATTAAGGACCGTATTGGGTCATACATTCGTCCTGGACAAGAGGAATCATTTTATGTGTCCTACAAAGGGTTCAATGCTAAAATGGAGTAATGAACTTTCACCAGGAAAACACTGGAAGACCCAACTAGAATTGAACAACGTAAAGAGTTGGTTAAGTGACGATTTCATTACTTTCTCTACCACTTTTAAAACAGGATACCTGAAAAATATATCTTCACAACAATCTTTGCCTGTACATATATGTGATAAATTTCAGAGTGGTGGACCAAATGACATCAGAAGTTTCCAAACATTTGGGTTAGGCCCAAGAGATTTATATGATGCCATAGGTGGCGATGCTTTTGTTTCATATGGAGTTAGTGTTTTTTCTCGGTTACCTTGGAAGAAAGTCCAAAAATCGAACTTTAGGTTACATTGGTTTTTCAATGGGGGTAAATTAATCAATCATGGCAATATGTCTCTAAGCAACTGCATCGGTCAGCTTTCTAAGGAACATTCTACCTCTACAGGTATCGGACTTGTGCTAAGGCATCCCATGGCTAGATTTGAACTAAACTTCAGCTTACCTATTGCCGCCCACGAAAACGATTTAATGAGAAAGGGATTTCAGTTCGGAATTGGTTTGGCATTTTTGTGAGTGTTccagcaaaaaaatgataaagtAGAAGTATgttcctttttcattttttggttcGTTTTCGTATATTTACATAAAGATATTCATTGACTCCAAGTAATAGTGTGTCTCAATGAACATAAATATCTACGCTGCAAATAAAGCAAATCCTACTTCTTTTTGCTCTTCAATAAAGGACGCTATCTTTTGAAGTATTTatagttttgttttcaggATTGTCCTTTTGAATCGAGGATAGAAactttttaaaaatgaattgtgcaactaaaaaataaataataacacCAAGCGCAGATATTCGTAACTCATACATACGTGGTTTTATATCCCTTATAAGCCACTTAAGTTATCTTTGGGATAAATATGTATGATATGTTTTCGTTGGTTTGGTTGTTCAGTTATTTTTGATCGCCCTTCTTTTCCTG encodes:
- the SAM50 gene encoding SAM complex subunit SAM50, translated to MTLASEMSDEISLDNPTPIFNEGNASKPIRVAGVVTTGTDNIDPTVLQSYLDDTILKSITLGQLVKNADVLNKRLCQHHIALDAKQSFHFQDYKYISDEKGIHDMVPLMEVVSQLDVLPPKTFTAKTGTNFGNDNDAEAYLQFEKLIDKKYLKLPTRVNLELLRGTKIHSSFLFNSYSSLSPQSILNLKLFSQFYNWNSNKGLDIGQRGARLSLRYEPLFLHPLLHNPYSDERPTLFHEWFLESCWRSSKICSPGTSAPYMYSDTMLSQAGDQLRTVLGHTFVLDKRNHFMCPTKGSMLKWSNELSPGKHWKTQLELNNVKSWLSDDFITFSTTFKTGYLKNISSQQSLPVHICDKFQSGGPNDIRSFQTFGLGPRDLYDAIGGDAFVSYGVSVFSRLPWKKVQKSNFRLHWFFNGGKLINHGNMSLSNCIGQLSKEHSTSTGIGLVLRHPMARFELNFSLPIAAHENDLMRKGFQFGIGLAFL